From a single Sander vitreus isolate 19-12246 chromosome 4, sanVit1, whole genome shotgun sequence genomic region:
- the tmcc1b gene encoding transmembrane and coiled-coil domains protein 1b, which produces MDQGSSEQSPEEPDTGGRAEPEVGRRASESEHGLSKITHNALENIGALGVLGHGLKQLFQPQRRRSSVSPHDSLSSCTGAPPSEPTDVGSEVGDAAASLALPLDSDNPSAPPAALSRVLQQIRGAPPIMKRGSSLQSRRSKVGGTGDPPQKGSPQIHRRSTHEALLQAGRPRSSSTTDTPSSPALADMLLTSGYQSTEEPDKMDHYDGSGPAVSPNALPYGADGYDVVDSTPDPQRTKQAIAQLQQKILKLTEQIKIEQTARDDNVAEYLKLANNADKQQSARIKQVFEKKNQKSAQSIQQLQRKLEHYHRKLREVEHNGIPRQPKDVFRDMHQGLKDVGAKVTGGLSSFSQATHSAAGAVVSKPREIASLIRNKFGSADNIAALKDSLDENQGDEGVGPGGMRTLGTGQLQSSPKYGSDEDCSSATSGSAGANSTAGAPGGPPSSKGNTLDHAQASGFDAILHEIQDLRENQGRLEESFENLKAHYQRDYTLIMEALQEERYRCERLEEQLNDLTELHQNEILNLKQELASMEEKIAYQSYERARDIQEALEACQTRISKMELQQQQQQVVQLEGLENATARTLLGKLINVLLAVMAVLLVFVSTVANCVVPLMKTRSRTFSTLLLVILLAFLWRHWEAISDYLHRFLLHPR; this is translated from the exons ATGGATCAGGGTAGTAGTGAGCAGAGTCCAGAGGAGCCGGACACAGGAGGCCGAGCGGAGCCGGAGGTCGGCAGGAGGGCGTCGGAGTCAGAGCATGGCTTGTCCAAAATCACCCACAATGCCCTGGAGAACATAGGAGCGTTGGGAGTGTTAGGCCATGGCCTGAAGCAGTTATTCCAGCCACAGCGCCGACGCTCCTCTGTTTCCCCACATGACTCCCTCTCGTCCTGCACAGGTGCCCCTCCCTCCGAACCCACTGATGTAGGGTCAGAAGTAGGGGACGCTGCTGCCTCCTTGGCCCTCCCTTTGGATTCTGACAACCCTTCCGCCCCTCCCGCAGCTCTGAGCCGTGTTCTGCAGCAGATCCGAGGTGCTCCACCAATTATGAAGCGAGGCTCCAGCCTGCAGAGCCGCCGCAGCAAGGTGGGGGGCACTGGGGATCCTCCCCAGAAAGGTAGCCCACAGATCCACCGGCGCAGCACCCATGAAGCCCTGCTGCAGGCTGGACGCCCACGCTCCTCCTCGACCACGGATACACCCAGCAGCCCAGCTCTAGCTGACATGCTGCTGACCTCTGGTTACCAATCAACCGAGGAGCCTGACAAG ATGGATCATTATGATGGATCAGGCCCTGCTGTGTCACCCAATGCCCTCCCCTACGGTGCAGATGGGTATGATGTAGTGGACAGTACCCCAGACCCCCAGCGAACTAAGCAGGCCATTGCCCAACTACAACAGAAGATCCTCAAACTCACAGAACAAATCAAAATTGAACAAACTGCACGTGATGACAACGTGGCTGAATACCTGAAACTCGCCAATAATGCAGACAAACAGCAGAGTGCACGCATCAAGCAGGTGTTTGAGAAGAAGAACCAAAAGTCAGCGCAGAGTATCCAGCAACTGCAGAGGAAGCTGGAGCATTACCACCGGAAACTTCGAGAGGTGGAGCACAACGGCATCCCTCGCCAGCCCAAAGATGTTTTCCGAGACATGCACCAGGGGCTGAAAGATGTCGGAGCCAAg GTGACAGGGGGCCTCTCCAGTTTCTCTCAAGCCACTCATTCTGCAGCTGGAGCTGTGGTGTCTAAGCCGAGAGAAATCGCCTCACTTATCCGCAACAAGTTTGGCAGCGCTGATAACATTGCAGCCCTGAAAGACTCATTGGATGAAAACCAGGGAGATGAAGGTGTTGGCCCAGGGGGAATGAGGACCCTTGGGACCGGACAGTTGCAGTCCAGCCCAAAGTATGGCAGTGATGAGGATTGTTCTAGCGCTACTTCTGGCTCTGCAGGAGCCAACAGCACGGCTGGAGCCCCTGGAGGCCCCCCTAGCTCCAAGGGCAATACCCTTGATCATGCCCAGGCCTCAGGCTTTGATGCTATACTCCATGAGATCCAAGACCTCCGGGAAAACCAAGGTCGACTGGAGGAGTCCTTTGAAAACTTAAAAGCCCACTATCAGCGGGACTACACGTTGATCATGGAGGCCCTGCAAGAGGAACGATACAG GTGTGAACGTTTAGAAGAACAGCTCAATGACTTGACAGAACTGCACCAGAATGAAATTCTGAACTTGAAACAGGAACTAGCCAGCATGGAGGAGAAGATTGCTTATCAGTCTTATGAAAGAGCGAGGGACATTCAG GAGGCACTGGAGGCATGTCAGACGCGTATCTCCAAGATggaactgcagcagcagcaacagcaggtgGTGCAGCTCGAGGGTTTGGAGAACGCCACAGCGCGGACTCTACTTGGAAAACTTATCAATGTGCTCCTAGCTGTTATGGCAGTCCTTTTGGTGTTTGTGTCCACGGTTGCTAACTGCGTCGTCCCCTTAATGAAAACACGCAGCCGCACGTTTTCTACGCTGCTCCTCGTAATCCTCCTTGCCTTTCTCTGGAGGCACTGGGAGGCCATTTCAGATTATCTGCATCGCTTTCTTCTACACCCAAGATGA
- the LOC144516086 gene encoding transmembrane and coiled-coil domains protein 1-like, protein MMPDSYCSSAGAVVSKLRKISFHYPQMFGSSDNIAALKDLDETQVDEGVGPGETRVLRTGQQQSSPKYGCDDDTTSGSAGIPSSRDNTPDHAQASDYNTILHEIQKLRENKVQLEECLENLKSYHQRDYTVIVEALQEERYRSERLEEQLNDLTELHQNEICNLKEELACMEEKTAYHSYDRATDIHEALKTCQTRLFKMEHQQQVVQLEGLENATAQTLLGKLINVLLAVMAVILVFVSTAANCVIPLMKTYSRMLFTMFFVVLFSFLWRHWDAISGYPNYFFCSRLEKRNYQ, encoded by the exons ATGATGCCTGACAG CTACTGCTCTTCAGCTGGAGCTGTGGTGTCCAAGCTGAGAAAAATCTCCTTCCATTATCCGCAAATGTTTGGCAGCAGTGATAACATTGCAGCCCTGAAAGACTTGGATGAAACCCAGGTAGATGAGGGTGTTGGCCCTGGGGAAACGAGGGTCCTGAGGACAGGGCAGCAGCAGTCCAGCCCGAAGTATGGCTGCGATGATGATACTACGTCTGGTTCTGCAGGAATCCCTAGCTCCAGGGACAATACACCTGACCATGCCCAGGCATCAGACTATAATACTATACTCCATGAAATCCAAAAGCTCAGGGAAAACAAAGTCCAACTTGAGGAATGCTTGGAAAACTTAAAATCCTATCATCAACGAGACTACACAGTGATTGTGGAGGCCCTACAAGAGGAGCGATACAG GAGTGAACGTTTAGAAGAACAGCTCAATGACTTGACAGAACTGCACCAGAATGAAATTTGTAACTTGAAAGAGGAACTAGCCTGCATGGAGGAGAAGACTGCTTATCACTCTTACGACAGAGCAACAGATATTCAT GAGGCGCTGAAGACATGTCAGACACGTCTGTTCAAGATGGAGCATCAACAGCAGGTGGTGCAGCTTGAAGGTTTGGAGAACGCCACAGCACAGACTCTTCTTGGAAAACTAATCAATGTGCTGCTGGCTGTTATGGCAGTCATTTTAGTGTTTGTGTCCACAGCGGCTAACTGTGTCATCCCTTTAATGAAAACATACAGCCGCAtgctttttacaatgttttttgtagtcctcttctctttcctctgGAGGCACTGGGATGCCATTTCAGGATAtcctaattactttttttgctCTCGTCTTGAAAAGAGAAACTATCAATAA